The following DNA comes from Arcobacter cloacae.
GGTATCATACCAATTCAACAGCAAATGCAGGAGAAGTTCAAGGAATAATAGCAGAGAAAAAACTTCCTTTAAAAGATATGGAAATGATGCAATTTCATCCAACAGTTGTAAGAGGAACTTCGTTTGCTAGAAAACCACTATTAAGTGAAGCTTTAAGGGGTGAGGGTGCTTATATAGTTGATGAAAATGGTTATAGATTTTTATTTGATTATCATAAAGATGGAGAATTAGCTCCAAGAGATGTGGTTAGTAGGTCTATTTTTGATTATAATAAAAAAACTTCTTTAGGTGTTTACTTATCTTTTGAAACATTTGAAAAAAATGCTTTTAGAAAGAGATTTCCAAATATTTATGCAAATTTAAAAGAGTTAGGTTATGACCTTCCTTTTGAAAGAGTACCTATAAGTCCTGCTTTTCACTACTCTATGGGTGGAGTTGAAACAACTTTAGATGCAAAAGTAAAAGGAATGAAAAATCTTTATGCAATAGGTGAAGTAGCTTGCACAGGTGTTCATGGTGCAAATAGATTAGCTTCTAACTCTTTACTTGAAGGTTTGGTTTTTTCTCAAATTGCTGTAGAAAAGTCACTAGAAGAGAATTTTAAAATAGATTTTAAAGAGTATGATAAACCAATTATCGATTATATTAGAAATAAAGAGATAGATAAAGATTTAAAAGATAGTTTAAGAGAAATTATGTGGACTTATGCCTCAATTGTAAGAGAGCTAAAAACTTTAGAAGAATCATTAAAAACAATAGAAGAGTATTTAAAAAAAGATGTTGGAAGACTACTTTATTTAAGACTTTTAACTGCAAAATCAATTTTAACAGCAGCATTAAATAGAAAAAAATCTTTAGGTGCGCATTATATAAAAGAAGATTAAAAAATAGGATTAAAGGGATTTTATTTTCTCTTTAACCCATTTTTTACAACAATTTAGATAAAATCCCAGATTAAAATTTGTAATATTTAAGCGCTAGAGTGCAAAATATGAAGGAAACAATATATGAAACATGTACCAATCGTAGTACTAGATTTTGGTAGTCAATATACTCAAATCATTGCTAGAAAATTAAGAGAAGCAGGTGTTTATTCTGAAATAGTTCCGTATAGTGAATCTATTGAAGATATTATGGCTAGAACGCCAAAGGGTATTATTTTATCAGGTGGACCTGCGTCTGTTTATTCTGATGATGCGTATCACCCTGATACTACAATTTTTGAATTAGGTTTACCAATTTTAGGTATTTGTTATGGAATGCAGTTAATTTCTCAACATTTTGGTGGAAGTGTAATTCCTGCAAGTCATCATGAATATGGAAAAGCTAAACTTAAATTTGAAGTTGAAAATCCAATCTTTAAAGATACACAAGATGGTCAAATTGTTTGGATGAGCCATGGTGATAGAGTTGAAAATATTCCATCAGGATTTGAGAAAATTGCTACAAGTGAAAACTCTCCATTTGCAGCTATTGCTAATACTGATAGAAATATTTATGCTTTCCAATTTCACCCAGAAGTTTATCACTCAGCTGAGGGTAGCAAATTATTAAAAAACTTTGCAAAACATATTTGTGGATGTGAATCTACTTGGAATATGGGAAGTTTTGCTAAAGAGCAAATCAAAAGAATTCAAGAGCAAGTTGGAAATAAAAAAGTTCTTTGTGGAGTTTCAGGAGGAGTTGATAGCTCTGTTGTAGCTACACTTTTAGCAGAAGCAATTGGTGAAAATGTTATTCCTGTATTTGTTGATAATGGATTATTAAGAGCAAATGAGAGAGAACAAGTTGAAGCTATGTTTAAAAGCAGAGGTGTAAAACTAATCACTGTTGATGCAAGTGAAGAGTTTTTAACTAAATTAGCAGGTGTTACAGACCCTGAAACAAAAAGAAAAATCATTGGTGAAACATTTATCGAAGTATTTGATAAAGAAGCAAAAAAACATCAAGGTATTGAGTTTTTAGCACAAGGTACACTTTATACAGACGTTATAGAGTCTGTTTCTGTAAAAGGACCTAGTAAAACTATAAAATCTCACCACAATGTTGGTGGACTTCCTGATTGGATGAAATTTGAATTAGTTGAGCCTTTAAGAGAAATTTTCAAAGATGAGGTAAGAGCTTTAGGATTAGAACTTGGACTTCCAGCATCTATGATTGGAAGACATCCATTCCCAGGACCTGGACTTGCTATTAGAATCATGGGAGATGTAAATAAACCTGATTTAGAGCTATTAAGAAAAGCTGATACTATCATGTTAGATGTATTACATGCAACTGGATATTATGATAAAACATGGCAAGCATTTACAGTATTATTAAATGTAAAATCTGTTGGAGTTATGGGTGATAACAGAACTTATGACAACACAGTTTGTGTAAGAATCGTAGAAGCAACAGATGGAATGACAGCAACTTTTGCACATATTCCACATGATATTTTAGAAACTATCTCAAGAAGAATCATCAACGAAGTTGATGGAATCAACAGAGTAGTTTATGATATAAGCTCAAAACCACCAGCAACTATCGAGTGGGAATAATCTTTTTGCCATAATTTTGGCGCATCTTTCCGCGAATATGAACTTCGATGTACTTGTAGTACACCTTTGTTCATATCCACAAAAATCTACACCAAACTTCTGACAAAAATTCTAACCAAGTTGTATTAAAATATAATTTTTACTGAATATGAAATGTTACTGTCATATAAAAAAAGATATAATAATTTATTTTATTAAAGGATATACGTGATTAATTGGATTAAAAAAAATTCTTTATTTGTTTCTTTATTTTTTATTATTATAGGAATTATATGTTTTTATCATTCAAATTCTTATGATATTAGTTCCAAAACTTTATCTACTATTGTTGATGGTAAAATTGATACAAAACTAATTTATCAATTAGATTCAACAAAATTATTGTTAAACATCTTTGCAAATATTTTGTTAAGTTTGGGAATAGCAATTTTCATTTCTACTTTCTTTATACGTTATATAGAAAAAGATGAACGAGATGAATTTGAGAAAAAATTATTATCATTTCAAGAAAATACAGCAAAAGATGCAATTCAATCTGTATTTAAAAGATTTATTGATGAAGAGTTTTTTTTACTTTTAAAAAAAGAACTTTTTAATGCAAAAGCAATTAGAAGGAATGCAAATTGGCAATATGATATTGGAATTGAAAATGATAAATTATATTTAGTTAGAACCATAAATTATGAATTTCATAATATTTCGCAAGATAAATTATCTGAATATATTAAAATTACTAGTAATCAAAATCAACATTGTAGTACAGAAATTATAAGTGGGAAAATACGTCATTTTAATAATGATGAAGAGCCTATAGATATAATTACTTGTCAAGAAGAAGGTAATAATTTTGTTAAAATGGAAAAAGAAGTTACTATTAATCCTAATGAATCTATTGAAGTTGTTCTTGTATTTAAACAATTTTTTAATAATGGTTATATATATGAAACTCATACATCAAGGCATTCTATTATTAATTTAGAGATTATAGTTAATTTCCCTAGTGATTTTGATTTTGATTTATTTTCAAGTTTTTCAAATGATTTAAGATTAAAAATTGATGAACCTTCTAAAAAAGTTTACGTAGTTAAAGGTGCAATTTTCTCAGGACAAG
Coding sequences within:
- a CDS encoding L-aspartate oxidase, with the translated sequence MKVYDYVIIGTGIAGLNAARLIPKDKRVLILCKMSTWNCNTFWAQGGIASAVDESDIPLHIKDTLEAGVNYNDLEAVELLSKKSISTIKNLIDSGMKFDLNEDGKLAYTKEAAHSRNRILHADGDATGRMMHIFLLENCTHEIVTQAVVCDLLIKDDICYGVQYFTSETQQKVAYAHNTIIASGGVGSIYRYHTNSTANAGEVQGIIAEKKLPLKDMEMMQFHPTVVRGTSFARKPLLSEALRGEGAYIVDENGYRFLFDYHKDGELAPRDVVSRSIFDYNKKTSLGVYLSFETFEKNAFRKRFPNIYANLKELGYDLPFERVPISPAFHYSMGGVETTLDAKVKGMKNLYAIGEVACTGVHGANRLASNSLLEGLVFSQIAVEKSLEENFKIDFKEYDKPIIDYIRNKEIDKDLKDSLREIMWTYASIVRELKTLEESLKTIEEYLKKDVGRLLYLRLLTAKSILTAALNRKKSLGAHYIKED
- the guaA gene encoding glutamine-hydrolyzing GMP synthase: MKHVPIVVLDFGSQYTQIIARKLREAGVYSEIVPYSESIEDIMARTPKGIILSGGPASVYSDDAYHPDTTIFELGLPILGICYGMQLISQHFGGSVIPASHHEYGKAKLKFEVENPIFKDTQDGQIVWMSHGDRVENIPSGFEKIATSENSPFAAIANTDRNIYAFQFHPEVYHSAEGSKLLKNFAKHICGCESTWNMGSFAKEQIKRIQEQVGNKKVLCGVSGGVDSSVVATLLAEAIGENVIPVFVDNGLLRANEREQVEAMFKSRGVKLITVDASEEFLTKLAGVTDPETKRKIIGETFIEVFDKEAKKHQGIEFLAQGTLYTDVIESVSVKGPSKTIKSHHNVGGLPDWMKFELVEPLREIFKDEVRALGLELGLPASMIGRHPFPGPGLAIRIMGDVNKPDLELLRKADTIMLDVLHATGYYDKTWQAFTVLLNVKSVGVMGDNRTYDNTVCVRIVEATDGMTATFAHIPHDILETISRRIINEVDGINRVVYDISSKPPATIEWE